The Xiphias gladius isolate SHS-SW01 ecotype Sanya breed wild chromosome 7, ASM1685928v1, whole genome shotgun sequence genome window below encodes:
- the tagln gene encoding transgelin isoform X1 — protein sequence MATKGVGMANKGPSYGMSRQVQDKIDSKYDPDLEQILVEWIYRQCGSAVGRPEPGKMAFQAWLKDGCVLSELINSLFSGEKPVKKIQSSPMAFKQMEQISQFLNAAEKYGVIKTDMFQTVDLWEGKDLAAVQRTLSALGSLAITKDEGTYNGDPNWFFKKAQENKREFSDEQLKAGKNVIGLQMGSNKGASQEGMSYGRARQIL from the exons ATGGCAACAAAG GGAGTTGGCATGGCTAACAAAGGTCCATCCTATGGCATGAGCCGGCAGGTTCAGGATAAAATTGACAGCAAGTATGACCCTGACCTTGAGCAGATCCTGGTGGAATGGATTTACCGTCAGTGCGGCTCCGCTGTGGGAAGGCCAGAGCCAGGGAAAATGGCGTTCCAGGCCTGGCTGAAGGATGGATGT GTCCTGAGCGAGCTGATTAACAGTCTGTTTTCCGGAGAGAAACCTGTGAAGAAGATCCAGAGCTCACCCATGGCCTTCAAACAGATGGAGCAGATCTCCCAGTTCCTAAATGCTGCTGAGAAGTATGGGGTCATCAAGACTGATATGTTCCAGACCGTGGACCTCTGGGAAG GTAAGGACCTGGCAGCGGTGCAGAGGACCCTGTCAGCTCTGGGCAGCTTGGCCATTACCAAGGATGAAGGCACATACAATGGAGACCCTAACTGGTTCTTCAA GAAAGCACAGGAGAACAAGCGAGAATTCAGCGATGAGCAGCTGAAGGCGGGCAAAAATGTGATTGGCCTACAGATGGGGTCCAATAAGGGAGCCAGTCAGGAGGGCATGAGCTATGGAAGAGCCCGGCAGATCTTGTAA
- the tagln gene encoding transgelin isoform X2 has translation MANKGPSYGMSRQVQDKIDSKYDPDLEQILVEWIYRQCGSAVGRPEPGKMAFQAWLKDGCVLSELINSLFSGEKPVKKIQSSPMAFKQMEQISQFLNAAEKYGVIKTDMFQTVDLWEGKDLAAVQRTLSALGSLAITKDEGTYNGDPNWFFKKAQENKREFSDEQLKAGKNVIGLQMGSNKGASQEGMSYGRARQIL, from the exons ATGGCTAACAAAGGTCCATCCTATGGCATGAGCCGGCAGGTTCAGGATAAAATTGACAGCAAGTATGACCCTGACCTTGAGCAGATCCTGGTGGAATGGATTTACCGTCAGTGCGGCTCCGCTGTGGGAAGGCCAGAGCCAGGGAAAATGGCGTTCCAGGCCTGGCTGAAGGATGGATGT GTCCTGAGCGAGCTGATTAACAGTCTGTTTTCCGGAGAGAAACCTGTGAAGAAGATCCAGAGCTCACCCATGGCCTTCAAACAGATGGAGCAGATCTCCCAGTTCCTAAATGCTGCTGAGAAGTATGGGGTCATCAAGACTGATATGTTCCAGACCGTGGACCTCTGGGAAG GTAAGGACCTGGCAGCGGTGCAGAGGACCCTGTCAGCTCTGGGCAGCTTGGCCATTACCAAGGATGAAGGCACATACAATGGAGACCCTAACTGGTTCTTCAA GAAAGCACAGGAGAACAAGCGAGAATTCAGCGATGAGCAGCTGAAGGCGGGCAAAAATGTGATTGGCCTACAGATGGGGTCCAATAAGGGAGCCAGTCAGGAGGGCATGAGCTATGGAAGAGCCCGGCAGATCTTGTAA